From Glycine soja cultivar W05 chromosome 4, ASM419377v2, whole genome shotgun sequence, the proteins below share one genomic window:
- the LOC114409739 gene encoding F-box/kelch-repeat protein At1g74510-like yields the protein MLEGPTFLVSRDILSSCEQETRWIYNSFCVMELASNKRRLELEEEAVLTKSCKLSDAPEKGETKKSIQDLSLSVNQANAQNHSSDQSDSSSLIFQLGRDISINCLLRCSRSDYGSVASLNQSFRSLIRTGELYRLRRQMSIIEHWVYFSCNLPEWEAFDPNTRRWMRLPRMPSNECFICSDKESLAVGTELLVFGKEIMSPVIYRYSILMNAWSSGMEMNIPRCLFGSASLGEIAILAGGCDPRGNILSSAELYNSETGTWELLPNMNKARKMCSGVFIDGKFYVIGGIGVGNSKQLTCGEEFDLQTRKWQKIPNMFPGRNGGTEATEVSSAAEAPPLVAVVNNVLYSADYAQQEVRRYDKDNNLWVTIGRLPDRIVSMNGWGLAFRACGNRLIVIGGPRALDGRVIEINACVPGEGVPEWNLLASRQSGSFVYNCAVMGC from the coding sequence ATGTTGGAGGGTCCAACCTTTCTTGTTTCGAGGGACATACTGAGCTCTTGTGAGCAAGAGACCAGGTGGATCTACAATTCCTTCTGTGTGATGGAGCTCGCGAGCAATAAGCGTCGACTGGAACTAGAGGAAGAAGCCGTGTTGACAAAGTCATGCAAGCTTTCAGATGCTCCAGAGAAAGGGGAAACAAAGAAGAGCATCCAAGATCTTTCCCTATCAGTCAACCAAGCAAATGCTCAAAACCATTCAAGTGATCAGTCTGACTCAAGTTCACTTATCTTCCAACTTGGTCGGGACATCTCAATTAATTGTCTCCTACGATGCTCAAGGTCTGACTATGGTTCGGTTGCCTCATTGAACCAAAGTTTTCGATCTCTCATCCGAACTGGAGAGCTTTATAGGCTGAGGCGACAGATGAGTATCATAGAGCATTGGGTTTACTTCTCTTGTAATCTCCCTGAATGGGAGGCATTTGATCCAAACACCCGTCGATGGATGCGCTTGCCTAGAATGCCCTCTAATGAATGCTTTATATGTTCAGATAAGGAGTCCTTGGCTGTTGGTACGGAGCTTCTTGTCTTTGGAAAGGAAATAATGTCTCCTGTCATATACAGATATAGCATTTTAATGAATGCATGGTCATCTGGTATGGAAATGAACATTCCTAGATGCTTGTTCGGTTCTGCCAGCCTTGGAGAAATTGCCATATTAGCTGGTGGTTGTGATCCTCGTGGAAACATCTTGAGCTCAGCTGAGCTTTATAACTCAGAAACTGGAACGTGGGAGCTTCTCCCAAACATGAATAAAGCAAGGAAAATGTGTTCTGGTGTATTTATAGATGGGAAATTTTATGTCATTGGCGGGATTGGAGTAGGTAATTCAAAGCAGCTAACATGTGGTGAGGAGTTTGATCTGCAGACAAGAAAATGGCAAAAAATACCTAACATGTTCCCTGGGCGAAATGGAGGAACTGAGGCGACTGAGGTATCGTCTGCTGCTGAGGCACCTCCTTTGGTTGCAGTTGTAAATAATGTATTGTATTCTGCAGATTATGCCCAACAAGAGGTAAGGAGATATGATAAAGACAATAATTTGTGGGTCACTATTGGAAGATTACCTGACCGAATAGTCTCAATGAATGGCTGGGGGTTAGCCTTTCGTGCATGTGGAAATCGCCTAATTGTTATTGGTGGGCCAAGAGCTTTAGATGGAAGGGTAATTGAGATCAATGCTTGTGTCCCAGGTGAAGGTGTGCCAGAGTGGAACCTGCTTGCTAGCAGGCAATCAGGGAGCTTTGTGTATAACTGTGCAGTGATGGGATGCTGA